The following coding sequences are from one Schizosaccharomyces osmophilus chromosome 1, complete sequence window:
- the wtf7 gene encoding wtf meiotic driver (syntenic with wtf2 in CBS 15792), whose translation MKNKYSPISDSDDSSKTLNDEKADSQSFPSDGTPPPYSASNKFIDLEMADGSAQNSANNSGWDVVLCQKVLAGILLPITIGYIVAYAILLVLFFGFKASVNAKTLWGLFGGFVAAFVLFLLAIFQMPKEWFPQAKQGLTQAGRATKNVLSAMCISVLCVCFLDVLGFTAYYAAKKFTGFEKINNNFFYAVCFVNFVLFLYLTINGKARESVNSSCVSFAKTVKKSIGMSLSVMVDFLLWDSGTNRGEETPRNEEIELQPLAEQIAEV comes from the exons atgaaaaacaagtacTCTCCTATTTCAGATTCTGatgactcttccaaaacgctcaatgatgaaaaggcaGATAGTCAGTCGTTTCCTTCTGATGGTACGCCTCCTCCGTATTCAG CTTCAAACAAGTTTATCGATTTAGAAATGGCTGATGGATCCGCTCAGAATTCCGCTAATAATTCTGGTTGGGATGTGGTGCTTTGCCAGAAAGTCTTAGCAGGCATCTTGTTGCCTATAACTATTGGGTATATTGTGGCCTATGCTATTCTTCTTgtgttattttttggtttcaagGCTTCTGTGAATGCGAAAACCCTTTGGGGGCTTTTTGGTGGCTTTGTTGCAGCCTTTGTATTGTTTCTGCTTG CAATATTTCAAATGCCTAAAGAATGGTTCCCGCAGGCCAAACAAGGGCTCACGCAAGCTGGAAGAGCAACCAAAAACGTATTGTCAGCTATGTGTATCTCAGTATTATGTGTGTGTTTTCTCGATGTCCTCGGTTTCACCGCGTATTATGCTGCAAAGAAGTTCacaggatttgaaaagataaacaacaattttttctatgctgtttgttttgttaactttgtcttgtttctttatttgacGA TAAACGGAAAGGCTCGTGAAAGCGTAAACTCTAGCTGCGTTAGTTTCGCAAAAACCGTGAAAAAGAGCATAGGAATGAGTCTAAGCGTTATGGTAGACTTTTTGTTGTGGGATTCAG GAACAAATCGAGGAGAAGAAACACCTCGtaacgaagaaatcgaaCTTCAGCCTCTTGCTGAGCAAATCGCTGAAGTTTGA
- the the4 gene encoding acyl-coenzyme A thioesterase The4 produces the protein MPENKLAAHNEFQLVKNDPGYILYQPYNSEENKSLIANFVRQKALAFCPYYFVEKSGKGSVTFFYPNEQLCGYKNILHGGFIASMLDEALAFGIFGNFPSRLGVTFNLDVTYVAPSICGHLYKIVCNTTKIEGRKGWISGELYRLADNEEPALCAKASGLFVEPSKINLEKHL, from the coding sequence ATGcctgaaaacaaattagCAGCTCACAACGAGTTCCAACTTGTTAAGAACGATCCGGGCTATATCCTTTACCAGCCTTACAATTCCGAGGAGAATAAATCCTTGATCGCTAATTTTGTCCGCCAAAAAGCCCTTGCTTTCTGTCCTTACTACTTTGTCGAAAAGTCCGGTAAGGGCTCCGTCACCTTCTTTTACCCTAATGAACAACTGTGCGGttacaaaaacattttGCACGGAGGTTTCATTGCTTCCATGCTCGATGAAGCCTTGGCTTTCGGTATTTTTGGCAACTTTCCCTCTCGTCTAGGCGTCACCTTTAATTTAGATGTAACTTATGTGGCCCCTTCTATCTGTGGACACCTTTACAAGATAGTTTGTAACACTACCAAAATCGAAGGAAGAAAGGGTTGGATATCCGGGGAGCTCTATCGCCTCGCTGACAACGAAGAGCCCGCTCTATGCGCAAAGGCCTCTGGTTTATTTGTAGAGCCttccaaaatcaatttaGAAAAACATTTGTAA
- the ste11 gene encoding DNA-binding transcription factor Ste11 encodes MNSPPPTSSKPGSVKRPLNSFMLYRRDRQLEIPTSNHQSISRIIGELWRNESAQVKRYYAELSAMERQKHMLQNPEYKYTPKKRACRRSKRKAATTTTRSRPQTDYAILQQISTYSASTEQTASVLSRVNEERLAAGTSDTKIPVDLAQQVYKLADYNMDLHAVDESDNGSTSTLSSPMVRNLSLPSSLPAASSNIHQNSTEPLQDTLTFHRHPFPLARTKSLFQPPTEAWFPNVAPPLKRSLSINDSRDASVILSNSTESIPDADDASREFLTSGDSYSMHHQPGSVSSVGMDPKTMEDPSSNNLVMESLYGARRPSVADEVDSSPKTPPPTNLHEPKIESGSFETPSSIRNFAVSSVGTDNEDPYVTPYYTPRPNANRMNSVTSGYFSSPTSRYSVLDPFQTPQYGDVVREKSYLDVEPLMGDLFSTNTLDNTELNDLFTQIPNQNSLHETREEYSDLTPSLLEPWLPNGK; translated from the coding sequence ATGAATTCTCCCCCACCCACCAGCTCTAAACCCGGTTCGGTTAAGCGACCTTTGAATAGCTTTATGCTGTACCGGCGTGATCGCCAATTGGAAATTCCCACCTCGAACCATCAAAGTATATCTCGAATTATTGGCGAATTGTGGAGAAACGAAAGTGCTCAAGTGAAGCGTTACTACGCTGAGCTGTCCGCCATGGAGCGGCAAAAGCACATGCTCCAAAACCCCGAATACAAGTATACGCCTAAAAAGCGTGCATGCCGTAGATCCAAGCGAAAGGCTGCTACGACAACGACACGCTCGCGTCCTCAGACGGATTATGCTATTCTTCAGCAAATCTCCACCTACTCTGCTTCCACAGAACAAACTGCTTCTGTCTTGTCTCGAGTTAACGAAGAACGTCTTGCCGCGGGTACTTCCGACACCAAAATTCCCGTGGATTTGGCACAGCAGGTTTACAAACTCGCAGATTATAATATGGATCTTCACGCAGTAGATGAATCCGATAACGGATCGACGTCTACTCTCTCCTCGCCCATGGTTCGAAATTTATCGTTGCCTTCCTCTTTGCCAGCTGCTTCTTCTAATATCCACCAGAATTCTACTGAGCCCTTACAAGATACCCTTACTTTCCATCGGCATCCATTCCCCTTGGCACGAACAAAGTCGTTATTCCAGCCTCCTACCGAGGCGTGGTTTCCCAACGTTGCACCTCCCTTGAAACGATCTCTCTCAATTAATGACTCAAGAGATGCCTCTGTTATACTGTCAAACTCGACCGAGTCCATTCCAGATGCGGATGACGCTTCTAGAGAATTTTTGACATCGGGTGATTCTTATTCCATGCATCATCAACCAGGGTCCGTATCCTCCGTAGGCATGGATCCCAAAACAATGGAAGATCCCTCATCCAACAACTTGGTAATGGAATCCCTATATGGAGCGAGAAGGCCTTCCGTGGCCGATGAAGTTGATTCTAGTCCCAAAACGCCCCCTCCCACAAACTTGCATGAACCAAAGATTGAATCTGGTAGCTTTGAGACGCCATCTAGTATTCGAAATTTCGCTGTTTCATCGGTGGGTACCGACAATGAAGATCCCTATGTAACACCATATTATACCCCGAGACCGAATGCAAATCGCATGAATAGCGTTACGTCTGGCTATTTTTCATCTCCAACCTCCAGGTACTCTGTCCTTGATCCATTCCAAACGCCCCAGTATGGTGATGTGGTGAGAGAAAAGTCTTATTTAGACGTTGAACCTTTAATGGGAGACTTGTTTTCAACGAATACTCTAGATAATACAGAGTTGAATGATCTATTTACTCAAATCCCGAATCAGAATTCTCTTCATGAAACAAGAGAGGAGTATTCGGATTTGACTCCTTCTTTATTGGAGCCTTGGTTGCCCAATGgaaagtaa
- the srp101 gene encoding signal recognition particle receptor alpha subunit Srp101, which yields MLDLFAIATKGGIVLWKTSDSAACQKCLQVLFYEAFLSERKNMETSFHQDRFTIQFQESIQNSIVFVVAFQDAKAEAFTQNLLNSMHNIFINVYQEQLKNKELPSESDIIKDFVPLYNAKLAQLSKVSDKENKSLQETNFQGRNKASTREQPRQKSHTSKQVPPTSKKGKKELRRWDDRLTNEEEEALNYSGNNPNGTSTSSQLSNAIGDTNFQKTKKGEVVIGDLEADPDQNSTTTSSSAFSFFSGLIGGKYLKEDDLDPVLKKVQEHLIQKNVANSISLELCESVKKSLIGKKLGSFESVKQTVNDAFRETLTQILTPSTSLDLLHSIRAVQKNEDRPYTISLIGVNGVGKSTTLAKLAYWLLSNNFRILVAACDTFRSGAIEQLGVHVKNLQSLNGSSIELFAQGYGKDSSFVVKNAVDYAKKNNFDVILIDTAGRRHNDQRLMGSLEKFTKATKLDKIFQVAEALVGTDSLAQAKHFQASLYHRPLDGFIISKVDTVGKMVGVMVGMVYSVRVPIVFVGVGQMYSDLRTLSVDWVVDQLMK from the exons atGTTAGACTTATTTGCAATTGCTACGAAAGGAGGCATAGtcctttggaaaacatCAGATTCTGCTGCTTGCCAGAAATGTTTACAAGTATTATTTTATGAGGCCTTTTTAAGCGAACGAAAAAACATGGAGACTTCATTCCATCAAGATCGTTTTACAATACAATTCCAAGAGTCAATCCAAAACAGCATTGTCTTCGTG GTCGCTTTCCAAGATGCAAAAGCCGAAGCTTTTACGCAAAACTTGCTGAATAGTATGCATAACATCTTCATTAATGTATATCAAGAACAgttgaaaaacaaagaactCCCTTCAGAGAGCGATATCATAAAGGATTTCGTGCCGTTATACAACGCTAAATTGGCTCAATTAAGCAAGGTTTCCGACAAGGAGAATAAAAGTTTACAAGAGACGAAttttcaaggaagaaacaagGCTTCTACACGTGAACAGCCTCGACAAAAGTCGCACACCTCAAAACAAGTTCCACCCACTagcaaaaaaggaaagaaggaGCTTCGAAGATGGGATGATCGATTgacaaatgaagaagaagaagctttgAATTACTCTGGAAACAATCCAAACGGAACTTCTACGTCCTCGCAACTGTCAAACGCTATTGGTGATACAAACTTCCAGAAAACTAAGAAGGGAGAGGTCGTTATTGGCGATTTAGAAGCCGATCCAGATCAAAACTCTACTACCACCTCATCATCCgccttttcatttttttctggaCTGATTGGGGGTAAGTACTTAAAAGAGGACGACTTGGATCCTGTGCTCAAAAAAGTACAAGAGCACcttatccaaaaaaatgttgCCAACTCAATTAGTCTTGAACTTTGTGAATCAGTTAAAAAGTCCTTGATTGGCAAAAAACTGGGCTCTTTTGAATCAGTCAAGCAAACGGTAAATGATGCCTTCCGCGAAACATTGACACAAATCCTTACTCCAAGCACGTCTCTAGATCTTTTGCATAGTATCCGCGCcgttcaaaaaaatgaagatagACCTTACACCATATCTTTAATTGGTGTTAATGGCGTGGGCAAATCTACTACACTGGCAAAGCTTGCTTACTGGCTATTATCAAACAACTTTCGGATTCTGGTCGCAGCTTGCGATACTTTTCGTTCTGGAGCTATAGAACAGCTAGGAGTACATGTGAAAAACCTTCAATCCCTGAATGGAAGCTCTATCGAGTTATTTGCTCAGGGTTATGGAAAAGATTCTAGCTTTGTCGTAAAAAATGCCGTTGATTATGCTAAAAAGAACAACTTTGATGTGATTCTAATTGATACTGCTGGCCGGAGACATAATGACCAAAGACTAATGGGTTCTTTAGAAAAG TTTACCAAAGCTACTAAGCTCGACAAAATCTTTCAAGTAGCTGAAGCATTAGTCGGTACTGACTCTTTAGCACAGGCCAAACATTTCCAAGCATCGTTATATCACCGTCCCCTTGATGGATTCattatttcaaaagttgATACAGTTGGAAAAATGGTGGGCGTCATGGTCGGTATGGTGTATAGTGTGCGAGTTCCTATAGTTTTTGTTGGCGTAGGCCAAATGTACAGTGATCTCCGTACTTTATCTGTTGACTGGGTGGTGGATCAGCTTATgaagtag
- the cwf28 gene encoding splicing factor Cwf28, which translates to MKRRAVLEAFEGSDDENEDALRDPQFITGLNKNGDVEYKNKEIQQAHIEKRTPKIIHVPANKTWLEDRKNRIEQQTRQKEKEDVTERLPEIGLSYGLNVKQSAIESTNPADADKPASVETEATFSSLSNQNAPGEKDSSDIPLEVKMILENQNSENALSNSSQAKIISNQAADEREMYNRDIELLPNSSDLRDYADIPVEDFGAAMLRGMGWNGKLSSKEAFEVNRRPTFLGMGAKPMDLGVPEVGSWGKQDPKKTMFLPVKAVGDDSIDERNHSTPVELARSSSSVSPHRESKRSSPSLAHKTARSPSPSRSSRHRKYSSLGRERTRDRDRYAYHRHPSRDDHIYEERRRRYGTSDYNNRRNRR; encoded by the coding sequence ATGAAGCGTAGAGCTGTTTTAGAGGCGTTTGAAGGATCCGAcgatgaaaatgaagatgcTTTAAGAGACCCTCAGTTTATTACTGGACTTAACAAAAACGGTGACGTTgaatacaaaaacaaggaaattCAACAGGCCcatattgaaaaaagaacacCCAAGATCATTCATGTCCCAGCAAATAAAACTTGGCTTGAAGACAGAAAAAACAGAATCGAGCAACAAACAcgtcaaaaagaaaaggaagatgTTACAGAACGACTTCCTGAAATAGGTTTAAGCTATGGTCTTAATGTGAAACAGTCTGCTATTGAATCAACGAACCCAGCAGATGCAGATAAGCCAGCCAGCGTTGAAACAGAAgctactttttcttctttatccAACCAAAATGCACCCGGGGAAAAGGATTCTTCTGATATTCCGTTGGAGGTGAAGatgattttggaaaatcaaaatagTGAGAATGCACTCTCAAACTCGTCTCAAGCTAAAATTATTTCCAATCAAGCAGCGGACGAACGAGAAATGTATAACCGTGATATAGAATTGCTCCCGAATTCTTCCGATTTAAGGGATTATGCCGATATACCAGTAGAAGATTTTGGTGCTGCAATGCTTCGAGGTATGGGTTGGAATGGAAAActatcttcaaaagaagcattcGAGGTCAACCGTCGCCCTACCTTTCTTGGAATGGGTGCGAAGCCCATGGATTTAGGAGTTCCTGAAGTGGGAAGTTGGGGAAAACAGGATCCAAAAAAGACAATGTTTTTGCCTGTTAAGGCCGTTGGAGATGATTCAATTGACGAAAGAAATCATAGCACCCCAGTAGAACTTGCACGTTCTTCCTCATCTGTTTCCCCTCACagagaaagcaaaaggtcttctccttctttAGCTCACAAGACAGCAAGAAGTCCCTCTCCTTCTCGATCGTCACGGCATCGAAAGTATTCTTCGTTAGGCCGTGAACGGACACGAGATCGCGACAGATATGCTTACCATAGACACCCTAGTAGAGACGATCATATttatgaagaaagaagaaggcGATATGGGACGTCTGATTATAATAATCGGCGAAACCGAAGATAA
- the fes1 gene encoding Hsp70 nucleotide exchange factor Fes1, whose translation MEKLLAFATELQAQGGGSTNPPPPSNNQNLDTSVLDHIFGSNPADEMRHAMDGIEDESVPLDQKEIAFDNLEMLVEQIDNANNLKPLQMWPRLLKQLENPEPSLRKLSAWVIATAVQNNPRSQNDLIENDGLTKLFTSLHKEDSDEARSKILYAITSELKHNEPGVLSLDKIENGWNQLDAILDMKHSNMTKRVIFFFNSLLIQEDKSKQVLLEKAKTYSFTNKVYQFALQHSSDEDCVAKALHTLALFFKHNLSVSDVQSFVKSVKEFQSTYPEIFTTEEWKSFHDSLEKSL comes from the coding sequence atggagaaATTGTTAGCATTCGCGACTGAATTACAGGCTCAAGGAGGTGGATCTACCAATCCTCCTCCTCCCTCGAATAATCAAAATTTGGATACTTCTGTTTTGGATCATATATTTGGGTCAAATCCTGCAGATGAAATGAGACATGCTATGGACGGCATTGAGGACGAGTCTGTCCCCCTCGACCAAAAGGAGATTGCATTCGACAACTTGGAAATGCTTGTTGAACAAATCGATAATGCGAATAATTTGAAGCCATTGCAGATGTGGCCTCGTTTATTGAAGCAACTCGAAAACCCCGAACCATCTCTTCGAAAACTAAGCGCCTGGGTTATTGCTACTGCTGTGCAAAACAATCCTCGTTCTCAAAACgatttaattgaaaatgatggTTTGACAAAGCTGTTTACTAGTTTGCACAAGGAGGACTCGGATGAAGCCAGAAGTAAAATTTTGTATGCTATCACCAGTGAGCTGAAACATAACGAACCCGGCGTTCTTTCACTCGACAAGATAGAGAATGGTTGGAACCAATTGGATGCTATCCTTGATATGAAACATTCCAACATGACCAAGCGTGtgatctttttctttaattccCTGTTAATTCAAGAAGACAAGTCAAAACAGGTTCTTTTAGAGAAAGCCAAAACCTATTCTTTTACAAACAAGGTTTATCAATTTGCACTACAACACTCCTCCGACGAAGACTGCGTCGCCAAAGCACTACACACACTTGccttgtttttcaaacatAACTTGAGTGTCTCCGATGTACAAAGTTTTGTAAAATCTGTCAAGGAATTCCAAAGCACTTACCCTGAAATCTTCACTACCGAAGAATGGAAGTCTTTCCATGACTCGCTGGAAAAGTCtttataa
- the ppk25 gene encoding serine/threonine protein kinase Ppk25 encodes MKLPPLVENYSSESFAVPRKPTLSKIDTLSRHQKSTSGYVGTAGPGRRIGNWIIKRTIGSGSMGKVKLAIHTITGEKAAMKMIPITPANTKQTVRIQREALLGRVLRHPNICPVVETIKTPTCTYILFEYIGGGQLLEYILANGRLDEGIARLFMIQLLDALRYLHQNLIVHRDLKIENILLTEDLRQVKLIDFGLSNFYSQTDLLQTYCGSLYFAAPELLDAVPYTGPEVDVWSLGVVLYVMVCGRVPFDDVSVPMLHSKIKSGKIEFPSYLSSECRVLMSAMLNVDPKKRIPLEQTSRFPWFKQSSFCNYLSPLMSSSFPGISSIRSSMLKPPFNIKVLQLLHDHGFSSIPELKHELFMAYTERKTTPLVCLYILGIESFAPTLQIPKALPPVHSRY; translated from the coding sequence atgaaattgcCTCCTCTAGTTGAAAATTATTCCTCCGAATCTTTTGCGGTACCTAGAAAACCTACTCTTTCTAAAATAGATACATTGTCACGGCATCAAAAATCGACTTCTGGTTATGTTGGCACCGCAGGTCCTGGTCGACGTATTGGAAACTGGATCATCAAACGCACCATTGGCTCTGGAAGTATGGGAAAAGTGAAACTTGCTATCCATACTATCACTGGTGAAAAGGCTGCTATGAAGATGATTCCAATCACTCCTGCCAACACGAAGCAAACTGTACGCATACAACGCGAAGCATTGCTGGGGCGCGTTTTACGACACCCAAATATCTGTCCTGTCGTCGAAACTATAAAAACTCCAACCTGCACCTacattttgtttgaataCATTGGCGGTGGCCAGCTTTTAGAATATATTTTGGCAAATGGGCGGTTGGACGAAGGTATTGCTCGTTTATTTATGATTCAACTTTTGGATGCTTTGCGGTACCTCCATCAAAATCTTATTGTCCACCGAgatttaaaaattgaaaatatcCTGCTTACCGAAGACTTGCGTCAAGTAAAGCTTATCGATTTTGGTCTAAGCAACTTTTACAGTCAGACTGATTTGCTACAAACCTATTGTGGTAGTCTGTACTTTGCAGCTCCAGAGCTTTTGGACGCTGTCCCATACACTGGCCCTGAAGTGGATGTTTGGAGCTTAGGTGTGGTTTTGTACGTTATGGTTTGTGGTCGTGTCCCTTTTGACGATGTTTCCGTTCCCATGCTTCATTCGAAAATCAAATCTGGTAAAATTGAGTTTCCCTCTTACCTTTCCAGCGAATGTCGTGTTCTAATGAGTGCTATGTTAAATGTGGATCCAAAAAAACGAATACCTTTAGAGCAAACCAGCCGATTTCCGTGGTTTAAACAATCATCCTTTTGTAATTATTTATCTCCTTTGATGTCTTCAAGTTTCCCAGGAATATCTTCCATCCGTTCCTCCATGCTTAAACCTCCGTTTAACATAAAGGTTTTGCAATTGCTCCATGATCACGGATTTTCGAGCATTCCTGAACTTAAGCACGAGCTTTTCATGGCATACACAGAGAGAAAAACCACCCCTTTGGTGTGCTTGTACATTTTAGGTATAGAAAGCTTCGCCCCTACCTTACAAATACCCAAAGCCCTTCCACCAGTTCATAGCAGGTATTAA
- the cyc3 gene encoding cytochrome c heme lyase Cyc3, giving the protein MNSPESQNAKVCPIDHQAYMQQQRQEMPRENDNWSSWLKTLWTTSVPVELAPPSVVAQHRSQELKGQEIPPECPMHAQGEEANKKRGPSSWFGWGQDGQEKGGTTTAAPISMGAIPSECPMSKQQNGTGEKSSWFSFWKPAEVQEHPKWEQQGQAPTQGQGYPSECPMSENTSMPKKSWFGWLRGEQEDASLEMNPDNLMYKDLSQKAKEDQMVDLGTKRSTSSIPKADGDLWKYPSPQQMYNAMWRKGYRDSGENVPMMVEIHNFLNEGAWNEIQAWEQVDGEATDAKLLRFEGNASKKSPRAMWYMMLGRVFPSRWGTMEGPFDRHDWYVQRKDNRVVRYVIDYYEAPDDGGQPVFSLDVRPALDNLEAMRMRFRHWQSVRQQSR; this is encoded by the coding sequence ATGAACTCTCCCGAATCCCAAAACGCAAAAGTGTGTCCGATTGATCATCAGGCGTATATGCAGCAACAACGGCAAGAAATGCCACGGGAGAATGACAACTGGTCTTCGTGGTTGAAGACGTTATGGACGACGAGCGTTCCCGTCGAGCTAGCCCCGCCATCCGTCGTTGCGCAGCATCGCTCGCAGGAGCTGAAGGGTCAAGAAATCCCACCTGAATGTCCTATGCACGCTCAAGGCGAAGAAGCAAACAAGAAACGGGGACCGTCTTCTTGGTTTGGATGGGGCCAGGATGgtcaagaaaaaggaggCACAACAACAGCCGCTCCTATTAGCATGGGTGCCATTCCTTCCGAGTGTCCGATGTCGAAACAACAAAACGGTACTGGAGAGAAATCATCTTGGTTTTCGTTTTGGAAGCCTGCGGAAGTGCAGGAACATCCCAAATGGGAACAACAAGGACAAGCACCGACCCAAGGACAAGGATACCCGTCGGAATGTCCGATGTCCGAAAACACAAGCATGCCCAAGAAAAGCTGGTTTGGGTGGTTGAGGGGGGAGCAAGAGGATGCATCTTTGGAGATGAACCCGGACAATTTGATGTATAAGGATTTGTCGCAAAAGGCCAAGGAGGATCAGATGGTGGATTTGGGGACGAAACGGTCGACGAGCAGCATCCCGAAAGCAGATGGGGATTTATGGAAGTACCCATCGCCGCAACAAATGTACAATGCGATGTGGCGGAAGGGATACCGTGATAGCGGAGAAAATGTGCCAATGATGGTGGAAATCCACAACTTTTTGAACGAGGGTGCATGGAACGAGATCCAGGCTTGGGAGCAGGTGGATGGAGAAGCCACAGACGCGAAACTATTGcgatttgaaggaaatgcTAGCAAAAAGAGTCCTCGAGCCATGTGGTACATGATGCTTGGACGGGTATTTCCTAGTCGCTGGGGGACAATGGAAGGACCGTTTGATCGACATGATTGGTATGTTCAACGAAAAGACAATCGGGTGGTCCGTTATGTGATTGATTATTATGAGGCCCCCGACGATGGTGGACAGCCGGTGTTTTCCTTGGATGTTCGTCCCGCTTTGGACAATTTGGAGGCAATGCGGATGCGTTTTCGCCATTGGCAATCTGTGAGGCAGCAGAGTCGGTAG